In bacterium, the following proteins share a genomic window:
- a CDS encoding 3-isopropylmalate dehydratase large subunit codes for MGMTLTEKILARKSGKDVVQPGENIWVDVDVLMTHDVCGPGTIGIFKERFGKDARVWNPDGVVIIPDHYIFTANKQAHRNIGILRDFVREQGIKYYYDPDFVKEEGMPSPYADPDKTSYKGVCHIALPEEGHTRPGEILLGTDSHTCTAGAFGEFATGIGNTDAAFVLGTGKTWLKVPPTMRFNFEGELPPWMMAKDMILAIIGDIGVDGATYRAMEFAGEGVYGLSIEERMTLCNMVIEAGGKNGVIEPDEITREYIDARIKQSGTKSDYEPVRNDPDAKYFFEKTYKLSELEPMVAKPHSPDNKATVSEVAGTKVTRAYIGSCTGGKVTDFVQAAKILNGQECRVPTFIVPATTEVDAQLDILQYNGKSLRQIFLDAGAQVGPASCSACLGGPADTFGRLNEAGEVCISSTNRNFPGRMGHKQAAVFLASPLTVAASALKGEIADPREALSAVV; via the coding sequence ATGGGAATGACGTTGACGGAGAAAATCCTGGCTCGCAAGTCCGGCAAGGACGTGGTGCAGCCCGGCGAGAACATCTGGGTCGATGTGGATGTCCTGATGACCCACGACGTGTGCGGCCCGGGGACGATCGGGATTTTCAAGGAACGCTTCGGCAAGGACGCCCGCGTCTGGAACCCAGATGGCGTCGTGATCATTCCCGATCATTACATTTTCACTGCCAACAAGCAGGCCCACCGCAACATCGGCATTCTGCGCGATTTCGTGCGCGAACAGGGCATCAAGTACTACTACGACCCGGACTTCGTGAAGGAAGAGGGCATGCCCAGCCCCTATGCCGATCCGGACAAGACGTCCTACAAGGGCGTTTGCCACATCGCGCTGCCGGAAGAGGGCCACACGCGCCCGGGCGAGATTCTGCTCGGAACCGACAGTCACACCTGCACGGCTGGTGCTTTCGGCGAATTCGCAACCGGCATCGGAAACACCGACGCGGCGTTTGTCCTCGGAACGGGCAAAACCTGGCTGAAGGTCCCGCCGACGATGCGTTTCAACTTCGAGGGCGAATTGCCGCCCTGGATGATGGCAAAGGACATGATCCTGGCCATCATCGGCGATATTGGAGTGGATGGGGCCACCTATCGCGCGATGGAATTCGCCGGCGAAGGCGTCTATGGCCTGTCGATCGAGGAGCGCATGACCCTGTGCAACATGGTCATCGAGGCCGGTGGCAAGAACGGCGTTATCGAGCCCGACGAAATCACACGCGAGTATATCGACGCGCGGATCAAGCAGTCGGGCACGAAGTCCGATTACGAACCGGTCCGCAACGATCCGGATGCGAAGTACTTCTTCGAGAAGACTTATAAGCTGTCCGAACTGGAGCCGATGGTGGCGAAACCGCACAGCCCGGACAACAAGGCGACAGTCTCCGAAGTGGCCGGCACAAAGGTTACGCGCGCCTACATCGGCAGTTGCACGGGCGGCAAGGTGACGGACTTTGTCCAGGCCGCGAAGATCCTCAACGGACAGGAATGTCGCGTGCCGACGTTCATCGTTCCGGCAACAACCGAGGTCGACGCGCAACTCGACATTCTTCAGTACAATGGCAAGTCGCTGCGCCAGATTTTCCTCGACGCCGGGGCGCAGGTCGGGCCTGCTTCATGTTCAGCCTGTCTTGGCGGTCCAGCCGACACATTTGGCCGCCTGAACGAGGCCGGTGAGGTATGTATCTCGTCGACCAACCGGAACTTCCCGGGCCGGATGGGACACAAGCAAGCGGCGGTGTTCCTGGCTTCTCCGTTGACGGTTGCAGCCAGCGCCCTGAAGGGTGAAATCGCCGATCCGCGTGAGGCTTTGAGCGCCGTAGTCTGA
- a CDS encoding VanZ family protein has product MKDSTSRPHVGFAILTLLWVIAIFWVNTRPSSHLPSGSWMKLPCFDKVVHFTMYGGMAALLWRTVVPKNPLQAAVVKMPALFCFVLPAFAGLIDEIQQRSVPGRSSDVADWIADAGGALVVVGMAVALRAIARQDRRRD; this is encoded by the coding sequence ATGAAGGACTCCACTTCCCGCCCCCATGTCGGCTTTGCGATCCTGACCCTGCTGTGGGTGATCGCGATCTTCTGGGTTAACACGCGCCCGTCGAGCCATCTGCCGAGCGGCAGTTGGATGAAGCTTCCCTGCTTTGACAAGGTTGTTCACTTCACGATGTACGGCGGTATGGCAGCGTTGCTGTGGCGGACGGTAGTGCCCAAGAACCCGTTGCAGGCGGCCGTCGTGAAGATGCCGGCGCTGTTCTGTTTCGTGCTGCCTGCTTTCGCGGGTCTTATCGATGAAATCCAGCAGCGAAGCGTCCCCGGGCGGAGTTCCGATGTGGCCGATTGGATCGCCGATGCTGGCGGAGCGCTGGTCGTGGTGGGAATGGCGGTGGCCTTGCGGGCGATTGCACGGCAGGATCGCAGACGAGATTGA
- a CDS encoding prolyl oligopeptidase family serine peptidase, which translates to MMRRFALKILIAGLSFLPMTSLSQPERRQEGALVFDNVPPVSVSARERLNQFQNIRSAWFADWLPDSSGLLIGTRFGETSQLHIVEEPMGMRRQVTFYEERVGDGSFNPVNPSEILFAMDEDGNERDQLFLHDLSTGKCRRLTDGKAIYRSPMWANNKELIACSTTQRNGKDWDIQVLDRDGNTTSVLEAEGYWGPDDWSLDDSKLLIGRYLSANESQLYVHDLNSGELHQLNADLDQPVAYGSACFNYDGSGVFYTADFESEFKRLYYYDLKYDLTKILVDDIDWDIVGLKPSRDRRFLAMSTNEDGFSKLYVLNAKTMQRTEVPLPGGLGFMYDFSPDSKYLAVTLMASNSPADVYVWDLQEQKLTRWTESEVGGLPSDIFVEAELIHYPTFDEVSEGTPRRIPAFVYRPKTQGPWPVVISIHGGPESQARPGFSSDIQYMVTELGVAVVVPNVRGSTGYGKTYVTLDNQEKREDSVKDIGALLDWIAMQPDFDEDRVMVTGGSYGGYMVLASMAHYSDRLAGGVSTVGISNFVTFLESTSEYRRDLRRVEYGDERVPEMREFLLSISPTTLAHKIQKPLFIVQGYNDPRVPYTEAEQIVDQVRANGQEVWYLLAMDEGHGIAKKSNRMESQAAQMSFIQRFLLNNGDGEPTAIPTPEVPESGS; encoded by the coding sequence ATGATGAGACGATTCGCACTCAAAATCCTGATTGCTGGTCTTTCTTTCCTACCCATGACGAGTCTTTCCCAGCCCGAACGGCGCCAGGAAGGTGCCTTGGTATTTGATAACGTCCCGCCGGTGAGCGTGAGCGCCCGCGAGAGGTTGAACCAATTTCAGAACATTCGCTCTGCGTGGTTCGCAGACTGGTTGCCGGATTCGAGCGGCCTGCTGATCGGAACGCGCTTCGGCGAGACTTCGCAGCTTCACATCGTCGAAGAGCCGATGGGAATGCGCCGCCAGGTGACGTTCTACGAGGAGCGCGTCGGCGACGGGTCGTTCAACCCGGTGAATCCGAGTGAAATCCTTTTCGCGATGGATGAGGACGGGAACGAACGCGACCAGTTATTTCTGCACGATCTTTCGACCGGCAAGTGCCGCCGACTGACCGATGGCAAAGCGATCTACCGCAGCCCGATGTGGGCGAATAACAAGGAACTCATCGCGTGCTCAACGACCCAGCGCAACGGCAAGGACTGGGACATCCAGGTTCTCGATCGCGACGGCAACACGACGTCGGTCCTCGAAGCGGAAGGCTACTGGGGACCAGACGATTGGTCATTGGACGATTCGAAGCTGCTAATCGGGCGCTACTTGTCCGCGAATGAATCGCAGTTGTATGTTCACGATTTGAACTCGGGCGAGCTGCACCAGTTGAATGCGGATCTGGATCAGCCGGTCGCGTATGGTTCGGCATGCTTCAACTACGATGGTTCGGGCGTGTTTTATACGGCGGACTTCGAGTCGGAATTCAAGCGACTCTACTACTACGATTTAAAATATGATCTGACCAAGATCCTCGTCGACGATATCGATTGGGACATCGTGGGGCTGAAGCCGAGTCGCGATCGCCGCTTCCTGGCAATGAGTACGAACGAAGACGGCTTCAGCAAGCTGTATGTACTGAATGCAAAGACGATGCAGCGCACGGAGGTGCCGCTGCCGGGTGGGCTGGGATTCATGTACGACTTCAGCCCGGACAGCAAGTACCTCGCAGTGACTTTGATGGCGTCGAATTCGCCCGCGGATGTGTACGTTTGGGACTTGCAGGAGCAGAAGCTGACGCGCTGGACGGAATCGGAAGTCGGCGGTCTGCCGAGCGACATCTTTGTCGAGGCAGAGCTGATTCACTATCCGACATTCGATGAAGTTTCGGAAGGCACCCCGCGTCGCATTCCGGCCTTTGTTTACAGGCCAAAAACGCAAGGGCCATGGCCAGTTGTGATCTCAATTCACGGCGGTCCGGAAAGCCAGGCGCGCCCCGGATTCAGCAGCGATATCCAGTACATGGTGACCGAACTTGGCGTGGCTGTTGTCGTCCCAAACGTACGCGGTTCCACAGGCTACGGAAAGACGTACGTGACGCTCGATAATCAGGAGAAGCGCGAAGACAGCGTGAAGGACATCGGTGCACTGCTGGACTGGATCGCGATGCAGCCGGACTTCGACGAGGATCGCGTCATGGTCACCGGCGGTTCGTACGGCGGCTACATGGTGCTGGCGTCGATGGCGCATTATTCCGATCGTCTGGCGGGCGGCGTTTCGACGGTGGGCATATCGAACTTCGTGACGTTCCTGGAATCGACCAGCGAATACCGCCGGGATCTGCGTCGTGTTGAATACGGCGACGAACGCGTTCCGGAAATGCGCGAGTTCCTTCTCAGCATCTCTCCCACAACGCTGGCACACAAGATCCAGAAGCCGCTCTTCATCGTCCAGGGTTACAACGACCCGCGGGTGCCGTACACAGAGGCCGAGCAGATCGTCGATCAGGTGCGCGCAAACGGCCAGGAAGTCTGGTACCTGCTGGCGATGGACGAAGGACACGGGATCGCGAAAAAGTCCAATCGCATGGAGTCTCAGGCCGCGCAGATGAGTTTCATCCAGCGCTTCCTGCTGAACAACGGCGACGGAGAACCGACTGCTATTCCGACTCCCGAAGTTCCGGAGAGCGGTTCCTGA
- a CDS encoding MoaD/ThiS family protein yields the protein MKLYVSPHLHHLTGNRSTLDVEGETLDAALKDLDRQFPGIRFRIIDEQDRIRPHLNIFVDGETVKSVRTKVQPDGEIHILAALSGG from the coding sequence GTGAAACTGTATGTCTCGCCGCACCTGCACCATCTGACGGGCAATCGGTCCACCCTCGACGTGGAGGGCGAAACGCTGGACGCCGCCTTGAAAGACCTGGATCGCCAGTTCCCCGGGATTCGCTTTCGCATCATCGACGAGCAGGACCGCATCCGCCCGCATCTGAACATCTTCGTGGACGGCGAGACGGTGAAGTCCGTGCGCACGAAGGTGCAACCAGACGGCGAAATCCACATCCTGGCAGCGCTGAGCGGGGGTTGA
- a CDS encoding glycosyl hydrolase, translating to MTPARSGGRSAAKKPVTLLIGTMKGAFILKSDAARKQWRMQKPQFFGHEVNHLLVDPRNRRTWMLAGQTGHLGPTVQRSLDGGKSWQPAAKPPAFSKKSGKSVQRVFFLAPGHTDEPGTWYAGTVPFGLFRSEDNGEIWKQIKGFDPAVIAPKWGMPSPVGEITHSVIVDPRNRRHLYVSMSCAGFYESRDRGKSWKPVNSGQENDFFPPSKEERDHGYDPHCTVQSAADPDRFYQQNHCGIYVMDLPESKWRRVGRNMPEAIGDVGFPIVAHPRKKDVAWVFPMDAMDVWPRTSPDGKPAVFRTTNAGKTWQRQAKGLPAKNAWFTVLRQAMKADGGNPVGIYFGTTQGEVWGSTNEGASWRCLASYMPRILSIEVAP from the coding sequence ATGACCCCAGCACGCAGCGGCGGCCGTTCGGCCGCGAAGAAACCCGTGACTCTTCTGATCGGCACGATGAAGGGTGCGTTCATCCTGAAGAGCGACGCCGCCCGAAAGCAGTGGCGCATGCAGAAGCCACAGTTCTTCGGCCATGAGGTCAATCACCTGCTGGTCGATCCTCGCAATCGGCGAACATGGATGCTGGCTGGGCAGACGGGGCACCTTGGCCCGACGGTGCAGCGTTCTCTGGATGGGGGGAAATCCTGGCAACCGGCGGCGAAACCGCCCGCATTCTCGAAGAAATCGGGTAAGTCGGTCCAGCGGGTCTTCTTTCTGGCGCCGGGGCACACCGACGAGCCCGGAACCTGGTACGCCGGTACGGTGCCGTTCGGCCTGTTCCGCAGCGAGGACAACGGGGAGATCTGGAAGCAGATCAAAGGCTTCGATCCGGCGGTGATCGCGCCGAAGTGGGGAATGCCATCGCCGGTCGGGGAAATCACGCACTCGGTCATCGTCGATCCGCGCAATCGTCGGCACCTTTATGTGTCGATGTCCTGCGCGGGCTTCTACGAATCGCGCGATCGCGGGAAGTCCTGGAAACCAGTCAACAGCGGCCAGGAAAACGACTTCTTCCCACCATCCAAGGAAGAACGCGACCATGGCTACGATCCGCATTGCACGGTGCAATCGGCCGCCGATCCGGATCGCTTCTACCAGCAGAATCACTGCGGAATCTACGTGATGGACTTGCCGGAGTCCAAGTGGCGCCGCGTGGGGCGCAATATGCCAGAAGCCATCGGCGATGTCGGATTCCCGATCGTGGCGCACCCGCGAAAGAAGGACGTGGCGTGGGTCTTCCCGATGGACGCCATGGACGTCTGGCCACGCACCAGCCCCGATGGCAAGCCGGCCGTGTTCCGGACAACGAACGCCGGGAAAACATGGCAACGACAAGCCAAGGGCCTCCCGGCGAAGAACGCCTGGTTCACCGTCCTGCGCCAGGCGATGAAGGCCGATGGCGGCAACCCGGTGGGTATTTACTTCGGCACCACGCAGGGCGAGGTCTGGGGAAGCACAAACGAGGGTGCCTCGTGGCGCTGCCTGGCCAGCTACATGCCGCGGATTCTCAGCATCGAGGTCGCTCCGTGA
- the recN gene encoding DNA repair protein RecN produces MLTFLRIENLALIERVEIEFGPGLNAMTGETGAGKSVVLESIGLLLGDRAQPALVRDGCDRGSVEALVDLRRSRPVSDWLAEHCLVDEEMGELLIRREILASGRSRAFVNGRLVTVAQLAELGALLVDIHGQNDHQSLMDPKRQCDLLDDHGECTDLRVDFEAAWDELATARLELQKLEADDLSWRQRLDFLQFQIAEIEELGIGEGEVGGLEAERGRLAFVDALTEDAAGALGLLVEGDERPALDGAGQALRLVERMLSRDPGLGDLHALLEGAVAQLSDATSQLESYASRLEGDPERLAFVEERLDAIQRLTRKHGVDAEGLLGLLENLLQEADSLTDRDSRRDELAATVARLEMALKAKANTLTKARKAAAAKFARAVEKTLRPLAMADARFEVGLVERRELCRHGAEDVEFRLSANKGEKPASLRRVASGGELSRTMLALRTVAARAESVPILLFDEIDAGISGQATVKVADALEKLGGRHQVLCITHQAGIASRASQHLEVTKSTRRGRTIIHVRNLSPDERRRELARLLDGGKSGKSLELAEELLLRSA; encoded by the coding sequence ATGCTCACATTTCTTCGGATCGAAAACCTGGCTCTGATCGAGCGCGTCGAGATCGAGTTCGGCCCGGGGTTGAATGCCATGACGGGCGAAACGGGGGCGGGCAAGTCGGTGGTTCTGGAATCGATTGGCCTGCTGCTGGGCGACAGAGCCCAGCCGGCGCTGGTGCGCGACGGATGCGATCGCGGCAGCGTCGAGGCTCTTGTCGATCTGCGGCGAAGCCGACCCGTTTCAGACTGGCTGGCGGAGCACTGTCTCGTGGATGAGGAGATGGGCGAGTTGCTGATCCGGCGCGAGATTCTGGCCTCCGGCCGGAGCCGCGCCTTCGTCAACGGGCGACTAGTAACCGTCGCTCAACTGGCGGAACTGGGCGCCCTGTTGGTCGACATCCACGGCCAGAACGATCACCAGTCCTTGATGGACCCAAAGCGTCAGTGTGATCTGCTTGACGATCACGGAGAATGCACGGACCTTCGCGTCGATTTCGAGGCGGCCTGGGACGAACTGGCGACCGCCCGGCTGGAGTTGCAGAAACTGGAGGCCGACGATCTTTCCTGGCGCCAGAGGCTTGATTTCCTGCAGTTTCAAATTGCTGAAATTGAAGAACTTGGGATTGGAGAGGGCGAGGTCGGAGGGCTGGAGGCAGAGCGCGGTCGCCTGGCCTTTGTCGATGCCTTGACCGAGGATGCAGCAGGGGCACTGGGACTCCTGGTTGAGGGAGACGAGCGCCCGGCACTGGATGGTGCAGGTCAAGCATTGAGGCTTGTCGAACGAATGCTGAGCCGAGACCCTGGATTGGGAGATTTGCATGCGCTCCTCGAAGGAGCCGTGGCGCAGCTTTCCGATGCCACGAGCCAGCTTGAGAGCTACGCCTCGCGCCTCGAAGGAGACCCGGAGCGTCTAGCCTTCGTGGAGGAACGACTCGATGCGATCCAGCGCCTCACTCGCAAGCACGGAGTCGATGCAGAGGGGCTCTTGGGCCTGCTGGAGAATCTGCTGCAGGAGGCTGACTCATTAACGGATCGTGACTCCCGCCGGGATGAACTGGCGGCGACAGTGGCCAGGCTTGAAATGGCCCTGAAGGCGAAGGCCAACACCCTCACCAAAGCGCGCAAGGCCGCCGCGGCGAAGTTCGCCCGGGCCGTGGAGAAGACCCTGCGCCCCTTGGCGATGGCGGATGCTCGGTTCGAGGTGGGTCTCGTGGAGCGTCGTGAGCTCTGCCGCCATGGCGCCGAGGACGTGGAGTTCCGTCTCTCCGCGAACAAGGGCGAGAAGCCCGCGTCCCTTCGGCGCGTGGCATCCGGCGGCGAATTGTCGAGGACGATGTTGGCTCTCCGAACCGTTGCCGCCCGCGCCGAGTCTGTTCCCATCCTGCTATTCGACGAGATCGACGCCGGCATCAGCGGCCAGGCGACCGTGAAAGTGGCCGACGCTTTGGAGAAACTCGGCGGCCGGCACCAGGTCTTGTGCATCACGCACCAGGCCGGAATCGCATCGCGCGCATCGCAGCATCTGGAGGTGACAAAATCCACCCGGCGGGGTCGGACGATCATTCACGTCCGCAACCTCTCTCCGGACGAGCGCCGCCGCGAGCTGGCCCGGCTGCTTGACGGCGGGAAGAGCGGTAAGAGTCTTGAACTGGCGGAGGAACTTCTTCTGCGAAGCGCTTAG
- a CDS encoding right-handed parallel beta-helix repeat-containing protein, which yields MGKRSNCESLSLVLLVVSVFFLPFDGLAQGDLTPPGPPMPIMKTMDQVQPGVPLPPPDFNPAMDFPIVIKEPGYYYLTQNLTGIEGSGGIEITTDTVRIDLRGFSLMGPEGVSSGSGINIVGDDCRIEDGTVTGWSSAGIICESLQKMTVVRGISALGNGGVGIQTGNYSVVTDCLAGQNGSSGISIGTGSRVQDCTVFENDLHGITVPPANPTRNDDTMITNCLSRDNGVNGINLTGFSVVRSCTTHSNGANGIQVEKAGWVIGNLCQGDARSNPTDGAILIGGSGSRVEDNHVHNSHHGIVATAPGNIIMRNTIFDLGGDNYGGIVAGNVVGPIIDSAGMASNTNPGANFRLEEGE from the coding sequence ATGGGGAAACGTTCGAACTGCGAATCACTGAGTCTGGTGCTGCTCGTCGTGTCAGTGTTCTTTCTGCCATTCGATGGACTCGCGCAGGGCGACCTGACTCCGCCGGGACCACCAATGCCGATAATGAAGACGATGGATCAAGTTCAGCCCGGTGTTCCCCTGCCGCCACCAGACTTCAATCCGGCAATGGACTTCCCCATCGTGATTAAGGAACCGGGATACTACTACCTGACCCAGAACCTCACGGGCATCGAAGGTTCCGGAGGAATCGAGATCACAACCGATACTGTCCGGATCGACCTTCGCGGATTCTCCCTCATGGGACCGGAAGGGGTGAGCAGTGGGAGCGGTATCAACATTGTTGGCGATGACTGCCGGATCGAAGACGGAACAGTGACCGGCTGGTCCAGTGCTGGGATCATCTGTGAATCACTTCAAAAGATGACCGTGGTGAGGGGGATCAGCGCGCTCGGCAACGGGGGCGTCGGAATTCAGACCGGCAATTACTCAGTGGTGACGGACTGCTTGGCGGGTCAAAATGGTTCGTCTGGAATATCGATAGGAACCGGGTCCCGTGTGCAGGATTGCACTGTCTTCGAGAACGATCTCCATGGGATCACTGTTCCTCCAGCGAATCCAACTCGCAACGACGACACGATGATTACGAACTGCCTCAGCCGAGATAACGGAGTGAATGGAATCAATCTGACAGGGTTCTCAGTCGTCCGCAGTTGCACTACCCACTCGAATGGGGCAAACGGCATCCAAGTCGAGAAAGCCGGATGGGTGATCGGGAATTTGTGTCAAGGCGATGCTCGCAGCAACCCGACGGATGGAGCAATCCTGATTGGTGGGTCAGGCAGTCGAGTGGAGGACAATCACGTGCACAACTCTCACCACGGAATCGTGGCCACCGCGCCGGGGAACATCATCATGCGCAACACAATCTTCGATTTGGGCGGCGACAACTACGGCGGAATCGTGGCCGGCAACGTCGTTGGTCCGATCATCGACTCAGCAGGAATGGCGTCGAACACCAATCCCGGAGCCAATTTCCGGCTGGAAGAAGGCGAGTAG